A DNA window from Drosophila pseudoobscura strain MV-25-SWS-2005 chromosome 2, UCI_Dpse_MV25, whole genome shotgun sequence contains the following coding sequences:
- the LOC4803065 gene encoding uncharacterized protein, with the protein MAGGGRTAGKYGYSDNSYYSSHSYKSINDEIILVSIIMGITILVLITIALCYIAYEKCQKKREYYINA; encoded by the exons ATGGCTGGCGGGGGAAGAACAGCCGGAAAATACGGTTACTCGGACAACAGTTATTACAGTA GTCACTCCTACAAGAGCATCAACGATGAGATTATCCTGGTTAGCATTATAATGGGAATCACCATACTGGTCCTTATCACCATCGCCCTGTGCTACATTGCGTATGAGAAGTGCCAGAAGAAGCGGGAGTACTATATCAATGCCTAG
- the LOC4803066 gene encoding protein I'm not dead yet 2-like yields the protein MAEPEPNEKIPAKRSLGKCCALHWRGKATVLMPLLTLPLLIHGILDNEPAFRCMYLVSNMALFWITEAIPLYLTSLFPVVFLPLFDILGSDQVCKLYFSDTVVMFIGGLIIALAIEYSNLHQRIAMKTILLVGCSPRRLHFGLVMVTCFISLWISNSAATAMMCPIVKAVLSELDSQNIFTVYKSQEEEPMEEGDPPHPSTISMAFYFGVAYAATIGGCGTLIGTGTNLTFKGLYDTRFPKSKTQIDFPIFMAYAIPIVVIVNVLLLYFSLQVTHMGLFRGKSQTGLEVKRGTEGQAVVKTVIKARHQELGPMTCHEIQVTVLFILMVFLLFTRKPGFVTGWGDFLNAQKIGSGPPVWLPVMLLFALPTQYTFFKYCCGKPPFTGQSMDALLSWIYIHRNTPWGLCFLLGGGFALAEGSKVSGMAKMLGDSLKFASKMPPIVVEGMCILIGLFCTAFSSNVAICNILIPIFSEMALAIKMHPLKLTLPPSLAISMAYHLPVSTPPNAIISGYAGIKTKYLALAGILPTIWAFIVLMLNSQYGNIIFPESTKFPDWAKDA from the exons ATGGCTGA ACCGGAGCCAAATGAGAAAATCCCAGCTAAGAGGAGCTTGGGAAAATGTTGCGCTCTACATTGGCGGGGCAAAGCGACAGTCCTAATGCCATTGCTAACCTTGCCCTTGCTGATCCATGGAATTTTAGATAACGAACCA GCATTCAGATGCATGTATCTGGTgtccaatatggcactctttTGGATCACCGAAGCAATTCCTCTCTATTTGACATCGCTATTTCCGGTGGTTTTTTTGCCACTCTTTGACATTTTG GGTTCCGATCAGGTGTGCAAGTTATACTTCTCCGATACGGTGGTGATGTTTATTGGCGGCCTAATCATAGCCTTGGCCATCGAATATAGCAATCTGCATCAGCGTATTGCCATGAAGACCATTCTCTTAGTAGGCTGCAGTCCAAGGCG TCTGCACTTTGGTTTGGTCATGGTTACATGTTTCATATCATTATGGATCTCCAACTCGGCTGCCACAGCCATGATGTGCCCCATTGTGAAGGCTGTGCTCAGCGAACTCGATTCG CAAAATATATTCACGGTGTACAAGTCTCAAGAGGAGGAGCCAATGGAAGAGGGCGATCCGCCTCATCCATCGACCATATCAATGGCCTTCTACTTTGGCGTTGCCTATGCCGCAACAATTGGCGGCTGTGGCACTTTGATTGGCACTGGGACAAATCTGACCTTCAAGGGTCTATACGACAC aCGTTTTCCCAAATCGAAGACACAAATTGATTTCCCCATTTTCATGGCCTATGCCATACCAATAGTGGTTATAGTGAACGTTTTGCTGCTGTATTTTTCACTGCAAGTCACACACATGGGTCTGTTCCGTGGGAAAAGCCAAACGGGGCTGGAGGTTAAGCGCGGCACCGAGGGCCAGGCAGTGGTGAAGACTGTGATCAAGGCACGTCACCAGGAGCTGGGTCCCATGACCTGTCATGAGATTCAAGTGACTGTGTTGTTCATACTGATGGTGTTTTTGCTGTTCACACGTAAGCCTGGCTTTGTCACTGGCTGGGGCGACTTTCTGAATGCACA GAAAATAGGCAGTGGACCGCCAGTTTGGCTGCCCGTCATGTTGCTCTTCGCATTGCCCACTCAGTATACGTTCTTCAAGTACTGCTGCGGCAAGC CTCCATTTACTGGTCAGAGCATGGATGCCCTGCTCTCCTGGATCTACATACACAGGAATACACCATGGGGTCTATGCTTTCTGTTGG GCGGTGGATTCGCTTTGGCCGAGGGCAGCAAGGTCAGTGGCATGGCCAAGATGCTGGGTGACTCACTGAAATTCGCTTCCAAGATGCCGCCCATTGTGGTCGAAGGCATGTGCATTCTCATTGGACTCTTCTGCACCGCCTTCAGCTCCAATGTGGCCATCTGCAATATTCTCATTCCGATCTTTAGTGAAATGGCCTTGGCCATTAAGATGCATCCCCTGAAGCTGACTCTGCCGCCATCTTTGGCTATTAGCATGGCCTACCATCTGCCAGTGAGCACTCCACCAAACGCCATCATTTCTGGCTATGCTGGGATCAAGACCAAGTACTTGGCTCTGGCCGGCATATTGCCGACAATTTGGGCCTTTATCGTCCTGATGTTGAACAGTCAGTATGGCAATATCATTTTCCCAGAGAGCACAAAGTTCCCCGACTGGGCGAAGGACGCGTAA
- the LOC6897907 gene encoding S-formylglutathione hydrolase isoform X2 produces the protein MMLELISSVKCFEGEQRVYQHSSKTLDCDMTFGVFLPAAALEDKTPCPVLFFLSGLTCTHENFIQKSGFQKYAAQHGLIVVNPDTSPRGIKLEGQDDAYDFGSGAGFYVDAKQEPWSKHYKMYSYVTEELVELVNANLPVAAGKRGIFGHSMGGHGALICALKNPGLYKSVSAFAPIANPSEGAWGQKALTGYIGANKADWDQWDATRLVSQYESTPQELFIDQGLADNFLAAKQLLPENLLAAADSNEHIQTIYKQREGYDHGYFYISTFVGEHIAYHANLLKATKV, from the coding sequence ATGATGCTCGAGCTGATTTCCAGTGTAAAATGCTTCGAGGGCGAGCAGCGCGTCTACCAGCACAGCTCCAAAACGCTGGACTGCGACATGACCTTTGGAGTGTTTCTGCCGGCCGCTGCCCTTGAAGATAAGACGCCCTGCCCGGTGCTATTCTTCCTGAGCGGTCTCACCTGCACGCACGAGAACTTCATACAGAAGAGCGGCTTCCAGAAGTACGCCGCCCAGCACGGGCTCATCGTGGTCAATCCAGACACCTCGCCCCGTGGCATCAAACTGGAGGGACAGGATGATGCGTACGATTTCGGAAGCGGTGCCGGTTTCTATGTCGATGCCAAACAGGAGCCCTGGTCGAAGCACTACAAGATGTACAGCTATGTCACGGAAGAACTTGTTGAATTGGTCAATGCCAATCTCCCAGTGGCGGCCGGAAAACGTGGCATCTTTGGCCACAGCATGGGTGGACACGGTGCCTTGATCTGCGCCCTGAAGAACCCTGGCCTCTACAAATCGGTCTCGGCATTTGCCCCCATTGCCAATCCATCGGAGGGTGCATGGGGCCAAAAGGCCCTCACCGGCTACATTGGCGCTAATAAGGCCGACTGGGACCAGTGGGATGCCACCCGACTGGTCTCCCAGTACGAGAGCACGCCCCAGGAGCTATTCATCGATCAGGGATTGGCGGATAACTTCCTTGCCgccaagcagctgctgccggagAATCTACTAGCGGCCGCCGACTCCAACGAACATATTCAGACCATCTACAAGCAGCGCGAAGGCTACGATCATGGCTACTTCTATATATCCACATTCGTGGGCGAACACATTGCCTACCATGCCAATTTGTTGAAGGCAACCAAAGTTTAA
- the LOC6897907 gene encoding S-formylglutathione hydrolase isoform X1, giving the protein MSKKPRLKRPANSPSFRLPSISGRSSFVFLFNPPKKTLGVLSFGHIITANMMLELISSVKCFEGEQRVYQHSSKTLDCDMTFGVFLPAAALEDKTPCPVLFFLSGLTCTHENFIQKSGFQKYAAQHGLIVVNPDTSPRGIKLEGQDDAYDFGSGAGFYVDAKQEPWSKHYKMYSYVTEELVELVNANLPVAAGKRGIFGHSMGGHGALICALKNPGLYKSVSAFAPIANPSEGAWGQKALTGYIGANKADWDQWDATRLVSQYESTPQELFIDQGLADNFLAAKQLLPENLLAAADSNEHIQTIYKQREGYDHGYFYISTFVGEHIAYHANLLKATKV; this is encoded by the exons ATGAGCAAAAAACCTCGTTTGAAGCGGCCTGCTAATAGCCCATCGTTTAGGCTCCCGAGCATCAGTGGAAGGAGTAGCTtcgtttttttatttaacCCACCAAAAAAGACTCTGGGAGTGCTTAGCTTTGGCCATATTATAACAGCG AACATGATGCTCGAGCTGATTTCCAGTGTAAAATGCTTCGAGGGCGAGCAGCGCGTCTACCAGCACAGCTCCAAAACGCTGGACTGCGACATGACCTTTGGAGTGTTTCTGCCGGCCGCTGCCCTTGAAGATAAGACGCCCTGCCCGGTGCTATTCTTCCTGAGCGGTCTCACCTGCACGCACGAGAACTTCATACAGAAGAGCGGCTTCCAGAAGTACGCCGCCCAGCACGGGCTCATCGTGGTCAATCCAGACACCTCGCCCCGTGGCATCAAACTGGAGGGACAGGATGATGCGTACGATTTCGGAAGCGGTGCCGGTTTCTATGTCGATGCCAAACAGGAGCCCTGGTCGAAGCACTACAAGATGTACAGCTATGTCACGGAAGAACTTGTTGAATTGGTCAATGCCAATCTCCCAGTGGCGGCCGGAAAACGTGGCATCTTTGGCCACAGCATGGGTGGACACGGTGCCTTGATCTGCGCCCTGAAGAACCCTGGCCTCTACAAATCGGTCTCGGCATTTGCCCCCATTGCCAATCCATCGGAGGGTGCATGGGGCCAAAAGGCCCTCACCGGCTACATTGGCGCTAATAAGGCCGACTGGGACCAGTGGGATGCCACCCGACTGGTCTCCCAGTACGAGAGCACGCCCCAGGAGCTATTCATCGATCAGGGATTGGCGGATAACTTCCTTGCCgccaagcagctgctgccggagAATCTACTAGCGGCCGCCGACTCCAACGAACATATTCAGACCATCTACAAGCAGCGCGAAGGCTACGATCATGGCTACTTCTATATATCCACATTCGTGGGCGAACACATTGCCTACCATGCCAATTTGTTGAAGGCAACCAAAGTTTAA
- the mdlc gene encoding E3 ubiquitin-protein ligase RNF113A has translation MSEEPPTTSAFGFKKRNINRGAAMRRKKESSSSNDSAKSSDEETQNKASALVRAETRRKRTNPNFQSTKTVGKAKRLAGVATEATSSDGKSEDDGLGVAYKSKREALPSGPQDQGATSVNEMDTELDRDAQAIHARALKINEELEGKADDKIYRGINNYAQYYKKQDTAAGNASSGMVRSGPIRAPAHLRATVRWDYQPDICKDYKETGYCGFGDSCKFLHDRSDYKAGWQLEADHEAQRRGDCESDGDDGKYEIHSDEESLPFKCHICRQSFVNPVVTKCKHYFCEKCALAQYKKSQRCIICSQQTNGIFNPAKELIERLKANPMESGDSEDEAAAGEEHHQQADEKTQEISSEDSD, from the exons ATGTCGGAGGAACCGCCAACCACCTCAGCCTTTGGCTTCAAGAAGCGCAACATCAACAGAGGTGCGGCCATGCGCCGCAAaaaggagagcagcagcagcaatgatTCAG CCAAGAGCAGCGATGAGGAGACACAGAACAAGGCCAGTGCTCTTGTGCGGGCCGAGACCCGACGCAAACGAACAAATCCCAACTTTCAGAGCACCAAGACGGTGGGCAAGGCCAAGCGATTGGCGGGAGTCGCAACGGAGGCCACATCCAGCGACGGCAAATCCGAAGATGATGGACTGGGGGTGGCATACAAATCAAAACGTGAGGCGCTGCCCAGTGGCCCCCAGGATCAGGGTGCCACTTCAGTCAACGAAATGGACACGGAACTGGATCGCGATGCTCAGGCGATACATGCTCGGGCCCTGAAGATTAACGAGGAACTGGAGGGCAAGGCCGACGACAAGATCTACCGTGGCATCAACAACTATGCCCAGTACTACAAGAAGCAGGACACGGCGGCGGGTAATGCCAGCTCGGGAATGGTGCGCAGCGGACCCATACGGGCGCCGGCTCACCTCAGGGCCACCGTCCGCTGGGACTACCAGCCGGATATCTGCAAGGACTACAAGGAGACGGGATACTGTGGCTTTGGCGACAGCTGCAAGTTCCTGCACGACCGTAGCGACTACAAGGCCGGCTGGCAGCTGGAGGCCGATCACGAGGCGCAACGACGCGGCGACTGTGAATCGGATGGCGACGATGGCAAGTACGAGATACACTCGGACGAGGAATCGCTCCCCTTCAAGTGCCACATATGTCGCCAGAGCTTTGTCAATCCTGTGGTGACCAA ATGCAAACACTATTTCTGTGAGAAGTGCGCTCTGGCGCAGTACAAAAAGTCGCAACGCTGCATCATTTGTTCGCAGCAGACGAATGGCATTTTTAATCCAGCCAAAGAACTGATAGAACGCCTCAAAGCGAATCCCATGGAATCTGGCGATAGCGAGGAcgaagctgcagcaggagaagaaCACCACCAGCAGGCGGATGAGAAAACTCAGGAGATTTCCTCTGAAGATAGCGATTAA
- the LOC26533673 gene encoding uncharacterized protein, whose amino-acid sequence MTESEEEKPYLTYLPMRSGFIYKLTSPVKVHIVNLTLDKGYDAQLRLHSKDRITVEATLDSENSDEYLDLVLEGNDCIDLKSETNATVDVVGYMEGFCFGNDKEFVTLKKVFQETKETLD is encoded by the coding sequence ATGACAGAATCTGAGGAAGAAAAGCCATATCTAACATATTTGCCGATGAGGTCTGGCTTTATTTACAAATTAACCTCTCCCGTGAAAGTCCATATCGTAAACCTCACTTTGGACAAAGGATATGATGCGCAATTGCGACTTCATTCCAAGGACCGTATCACTGTGGAGGCCACTCTCGATTCTGAGAACTCCGATGAATACCTCGACCTAGTCTTGGAGGGGAACGATTGCATTGATCTGAAAAGCGAGACAAATGCAACGGTGGATGTAGTGGGCTACATGGAGGGGTTTTGCTTCGGCAATGACAAAGAGTTCGTCACTCTGAAGAAAGTTTTTCAAGAAACAAAGGAAACATTAGATTAA
- the LOC6897908 gene encoding protein I'm not dead yet 2-like: MAEPNKPEPDEKIPVKRCMKNCCLYHWRGKVTVFVPLILLPILVHGCLTQSPEIICLYLLVNMAIFWITEAIPLYLTSLMPIMYLPFANYLSSDDVTKHYFSGTVVMFYGGLVVALAIEYCNLHQRIALRTIIIVGCSPRRLLAGMMIVSSFMSLWISNSAGTAMMCPIVKAVLNEMDSEKIFDVYMTQEEEHMEEGEPPHLSKVAMSFYFGVAYSATVGGCGTLIGTGTNLVFKGIYETTFPSSKEEVSFPLFMAYSIPLVVIALMITMYLSLLLTHMALFRSGSKSGQALKQATRNKDQVEIVLRGRLEALGPMSCHEIQVVIIFTLMIVLLFTRKPGVFTGWSSLLSAMPVGTSSTVCICVILLFALPTQYTFFKYCCGKAPFPGQTIDSLLSWDFLHRTLPWGLCFLLGGGFALAEACKVSGVTKYIAKAMSGIQVLPSRLVLLLILMFTLFCSAFTSNVVVANIVLPIYCELAFHLEEHPLLLTLPPTLITSLVFLLPVSTPPNAIICGYGNIKTKYLIKAGLLPTFWGLFWVYLNSVTWGMVVFPEMSSFPDWAKEYKNKTKAGILLDNIPVFN; encoded by the exons ATGGCCGAACCAAATAA ACCAGAGCCAGACGAGAAAATCCCCGTTAAAAGGTGCATGAAAAATTGCTGCCTTTACCATTGGAGGGGAAAAGTAACAGTTTTTGTTCCACTAATACTTTTACCAATACTGGTCCACGGCTGTCTTACACAATCGCCG GAAATTATTTGCTTGTATTTGTTGGTCAATATGGCCATCTTTTGGATAACCGAGGCCATTCCTTTATACTTGACATCGCTAATGCCAATCATGTATTTGCCATTTGCTAACTATTTG AGCTCCGATGATGTGACCAAGCACTACTTCTCCGGGACTGTGGTGATGTTCTATGGCGGCCTAGTCGTTGCATTGGCCATCGAATACTGCAATCTTCATCAACGGATTGCCCTGCGAACGATCATCATTGTGGGCTGCAGTCCCAGGCG TTTGCTCGCTGGCATGATGATAGTTAGTTCTTTTATGAGCTTATGGATATCGAATTCGGCGGGAACGGCCATGATGTGCCCCATTGTAAAGGCAGTGCTTAATGAAATGGATTCTGAGAAAATCTTTGATGTATACATGACCCAAGAGGAGGAACACATGGAGGAGGGCGA GCCCCCGCACCTGTCAAAGGTGGCCATGTCCTTCTACTTTGGCGTTGCCTATTCGGCCACTGTGGGCGGGTGTGGCACCCTGATTGGCACCGGCACAAATCTGGTCTTTAAGGGTATATATGAAAC AACCTTTCCCTCATCCAAGGAGGAGGTCAGTTTCCCGCTTTTCATGGCCTATTCGATTCCGCTTGTTGTGATCGCTCTCATGATTACCATGTACTTAAGCCTCCTGCTCACCCACATGGCTCTCTTTCGATCAGGGAGCAAGTCGGGCCAGGCTCTGAAACAGGCCACCAGGAATAAGGACCAAGTGGAGATCGTCCTGCGCGGCCGCCTCGAGGCTCTGGGTCCCATGAGCTGCCATGAAATTCAGGTGGTTATCATATTCACATTGATGATTGTATTGCTCTTCACCCGCAAACCGGGCGTCTTTACGGGCTGGAGTTCCCTTCTTAGTGCCAT GCCTGTTGGAACATCCTCGACGGTTTGTATTTGTGTGATTTTACTGTTCGCATTGCCCACTCAGTACACATTCTTCAAATATTGCTGTGGCAAGG CTCCTTTCCCCGGTCAAACCATCGATTCTCTATTGTCGTGGGATTTCTTGCATCGTACCCTGCCGTGGGGACTCTGCTTTCTCTTGG GTGGTGGCTTTGCTTTGGCCGAGGCCTGTAAAGTGAGCGGAGTGACCAAATATATTGCCAAGGCCATGTCGGGTATCCAGGTATTGCCGAGTcgactggtgctgctgttgataCTGATGTTCACCTTGTTCTGCTCCGCCTTCACTTCGAACGTGGTGGTGGCCAACATTGTCTTACCAATTTACTGCGAATTG GCGTTTCACCTGGAAGAACATCCTCTGCTGCTCACTCTGCCCCCAACCCTGATCACAAGTTTGGTATTTCTGTTGCCAGTTAGCACTCCACCAAATGCCATCATTTGTGGCTACGGTAACATCAAGACCAAATATTTG ATAAAAGCTGGCTTATTGCCCACATTCTGGGGACTCTTTTGGGTCTATCTGAATAGCGTCACTTGGGGAATGGTTGTCTTTCCCGAAATGTCTTCATTCCCAGACTGGGCCaaggaatacaaaaacaagacCAAAGCTGGTATTCTGTTAGATAACATTCCGGTCTTTAATTAA
- the Rh3 gene encoding opsin Rh3: MEYHNVSSVLGNVSSVLRPDARLSAESRLLGWNVPPDELRHIPEHWLIYPEPPESMNYLLGTLYIFFTVISMIGNGLVMWVFSAAKSLRTPSNILVINLAFCDFMMMIKTPIFIYNSFHQGYALGHLGCQIFGVIGSYTGIAAGATNAFIAYDRYNVITRPMEGKMTHGKAIAMIIFIYLYATPWVVACYTESWGRFVPEGYLTSCTFDYLTDNFDTRLFVACIFFFSFVCPTTMITYYYSQIVGHVFSHEKALRDQAKKMNVDSLRSNVDKSKEAAEIRIAKAAITICFLFFASWTPYGVMSLIGAFGDKTLLTPGATMIPACTCKMVACIDPFVYAISHPRYRMELQKRCPWLAISEKAPESAAAISTSTTQEQQQTTAA; the protein is encoded by the coding sequence ATGGAGTACCACAACGTGAGTAGTGTTCTTGGCAATGTGTCCAGTGTGTTGCGTCCGGATGCGCGACTCTCCGCAGAATCGCGTCTCCTGGGCTGGAATGTGCCGCCGGATGAACTACGTCACATACCCGAACACTGGCTGATATATCCGGAGCCGCCGGAATCGATGAACTATCTGCTGGGTACGCTGTACATCTTCTTTACGGTCATATCGATGATCGGGAATGGCCTCGTAATGTGGGTCTTCTCCGCGGCCAAGTCGCTAAGGACTCCGTCCAACATCCTTGTGATCAATCTGGCCTTCTGCGACtttatgatgatgatcaagACGCCCATCTTCATCTACAACAGCTTCCATCAGGGCTATGCCCTGGGACACTTGGGCTGTCAGATCTTCGGGGTCATTGGCTCCTACACGGGGATTGCGGCGGGTGCCACGAACGCCTTCATCGCCTACGACCGCTACAATGTGATAACGCGACCCATGGAGGGCAAGATGACGCATGGCAAGGCCATAGCCATGATAATTTTCATCTATCTGTATGCCACGCCCTGGGTGGTGGCCTGCTACACGGAATCCTGGGGCCGTTTCGTCCCCGAAGGATATCTCACGTCTTGCACCTTTGACTATCTGACGGATAACTTTGATACGCGTCTCTTCGTGGCCTGCATCTTCTTCTTCAGCTTCGTCTGCCCCACCACCATGATCACGTACTACTACTCGCAGATTGTGGGCCATGTCTTTAGCCACGAGAAGGCGCTGCGTGATCAGGCCAAGAAGATGAATGTCGATTCGCTGCGCTCAAATGTGGACAAGAGCAAGGAGGCTGCAGAAATTCGCATTGCCAAGGCGGCCATCACCATTTGTTTCCTGTTCTTTGCGTCCTGGACACCATACGGCGTGATGTCCCTCATTGGAGCATTTGGGGACAAGACTTTGCTCACTCCCGGCGCCACAATGATCCCCGCCTGCACCTGCAAAATGGTGGCCTGCATAGATCCCTTCGTGTATGCCATCAGTCATCCCAGATATCGCATGGAGCTGCAGAAGCGCTGCCCCTGGCTGGCCATCAGCGAGAAGGCCCCCGAATCGGCGGCCGCCATCTCCACCAGCACCacgcaggagcagcagcaaacgaCGGCGGCCTAA